A window of the Bufo gargarizans isolate SCDJY-AF-19 chromosome 1, ASM1485885v1, whole genome shotgun sequence genome harbors these coding sequences:
- the LOC122937899 gene encoding zinc finger protein OZF-like produces the protein MMEEHQPLISQGNYSKMIKGKAILSLNYKEEAEDVLQRSSGKNLITFNVHPGLQRTLLLYNPPYHEEPSPNQLKIVTKNTGQKGDKRFQGSKEFTEQSRVSTHRRINTTQQEYGKCITRKSDCVKHELIHTGEKPYSCSECGKCFTKKSYLVKHKRIHTGEKPYSCSECGKCFTDKSSLVIHGRIHTGEKPYSCSECGKCFRVKPHLIRHGKSHTGEKPYSCSECGNCFTHKSTLVIHMRIHTGEKPYSCSECGKCFKDKSNLVTHEKSHIGEKPYLCSKCGKCFTQKSYLVKHEIIHTGEKPYSCSECRKCYRWKADLIIHERSHTGAKPYSCSECEKCFTDKSSLAKHKRIHTREKQYPCLECEKCFTTKTRLNIHQRSHTGEKPYSCSECEKCFITKTRLNIHQRSHTGVKPYLCSECGKCFTKKSHLVRHERIHTREKPF, from the exons atgatggaggagcaccagcctcttatatcacagg GGAATTACAGTAAAATGATTAAGGGCAAAGCTATATTATCACTAAATTATAAAGAAGAAGCTGAAGATGTCCTGCAGCGCTCCTCGGGAAAAAACCTCATTACATTTAATGTACACCCAGGACTTCAACGTACACTTCTATTATATAATCCCCCTTATCATGAGGAACCTTCCCCTAACCAATTAAAGATTGTTACCAAAAATACTGGTCAGAAAGGGGATAAAAGGTTTCAGGGTAGTAAAGAGTTTACAGAACAATCAAGAGTTTCTACACACAGAAGAATTAATACAACACAGCAGGAATATGGGAAATGCATTACACGTAAATCAGATTGTGTTAAACATGAgctaattcacacaggagagaagccatattcatgttcagaatgtgggaaatgttttacaaaaaaatcatatcttgttaaacataagagaattcacacaggagaaaagccatattcatgttcagaatgtgggaaatgttttacagataaatcaagtcttgttatacatgggagaattcacacaggagagaaaccatattcttgttcagaatgtggaaaatgttttagagTTAAACCCCATCTTATTAGACATGGGAAAAGTCACactggagagaaaccatattcatgttcagaatgtgggaactgTTTTACTCATAAATCAACACTTGTTATACAtatgagaattcacacaggagagaagccatattcatgttcagaatgtgggaaatgttttaaagataaatcaaatcttgttacacatgaaaaaagtcacataggagagaaaccatatttatgttcaaaatgtgggaaatgttttacacaaaaatcataTCTTGTGAAACATGAAattattcacacaggagagaaaccatattcatgttcagaatgtaggaAATGTTATAGATGGAAAGCAGATCTTATTATACATGAAAGAAGTCACACTGGTgcaaagccatattcatgttcagaatgtgagaaatgtttcacAGATAAATCCAGTCTTGCTAAACACAAGAGAATTCACACAAGAGAGAAGCAGTATCCATGtttagaatgtgagaaatgttttacaacAAAAACCAGACTTAATattcatcagagaagtcacacaggagagaagccatattcatgttcagaatgtgagaaatgttttattaCTAAAACCAGACTTAATattcatcagagaagtcacacaggagtaaagccatatttatgttcagaatgtgggaaatgtttcacaaaaaaatcacaccttgttagacatgagagaattcacacaagaGAGAAGCCATTTTGA